The stretch of DNA AATCGAATTCGATTCTATAGAAAACGTTCTTCCACAAATTTACGAAAGAGGAAAAACGCCTTTTCTACTCATTCTCGATCGAGTGAGTGATGTGCGTAATTTTGGTGCTATTGCACGTACGGCCGAATGTGTTGGGATAGACGCAATTATTATCCCCTATAAAGGATCTGCTTCTGTAAATGCCGATGCGGTAAAAACTTCTGCTGGTGCTTTGTATAACATTCCTATTTGTAAAGAAAACAACCTAAAAAAAACAGTAGACTATTTACAACAATCTGGGATAGTTTTGGCTGCAGCATCTGAAAAGTCCGACACCTATTTATACGATGTGGATTTCACTACTCCTTTGGCAATAATCATGGGAAGTGAAGAGGACGGAGTGTCGGATGCTTTACTGAAAGTTTCAGATTATATCATAAAATTACCTATGGCAGGGCAAACAGCATCTCTCAACGTTTCGGTTGCCTGTGGTGCAATTTTGTACGAAGCTGTTCGTCAGCGTCTGAATGTAGATTTATTTTAAAAACCAATAACTATGAAATACACAACTATTATCGGAATCTTGCTTTTCGCAATAGGAATCGGTCTATTTTCGTTTGCCGAATTGCAATTGGATCGATTATTTATCAATAAAGAATTTATAGTAGGAATTTTTTTGGGCAGTGGCTTGGGTTTCTTTTTAGGTGGAATTGTAGGATGGGCTTACAAACGTAGAAAAATAAAAAGAGAAGAAGCAATCCGTAAAGCAGCTGAAGCTGTCGTTATCACTGAGCAAAAATCAGAAGAAAACAATTAATTCTCACGGTTGTTTTTGTTGAGGTAATTTTGATAGAAAAAAGAAGGAATCAATAGAAGAACATACATCGGTTGAATGAGAAATCGTCGAATGTAAAATCCTATATTAGTCCCCAGCTGAAACTCTTGTTTTATTGCGTAATTGTACAATGGTAATAATACAAATAAACTAATAATCAGAACCAAAACTGTAAAGCGAGTATATTTTTTGTTCTGGAAAAGCACCGCAATGATTGCTGTGGTAAGTAAAGCGTTTAAAGCGTAACGAAAGAGAATACTTGCATTTACCCGAGACAATACATAATAAGGAAATGTTTGGTTGCTTGTATCTCGTTGAAAATATTCTAGAAAAGGATCGTAAAATAAATCTTTTTCAAAAACGCGAATCATAA from Weeksella virosa DSM 16922 encodes:
- the rlmB gene encoding 23S rRNA (guanosine(2251)-2'-O)-methyltransferase RlmB, with the translated sequence MKNEGGIFGLRPIIEAIESGKTIDKLFVQKGLQGEIFSQLRKLIAQYEIPTSYVPVEKLNRLTGKNHQGVYAFLSPIEFDSIENVLPQIYERGKTPFLLILDRVSDVRNFGAIARTAECVGIDAIIIPYKGSASVNADAVKTSAGALYNIPICKENNLKKTVDYLQQSGIVLAAASEKSDTYLYDVDFTTPLAIIMGSEEDGVSDALLKVSDYIIKLPMAGQTASLNVSVACGAILYEAVRQRLNVDLF
- a CDS encoding exosortase F system-associated membrane protein, translating into MKKWLRFLWAALFLVGLIMIRVFEKDLFYDPFLEYFQRDTSNQTFPYYVLSRVNASILFRYALNALLTTAIIAVLFQNKKYTRFTVLVLIISLFVLLPLYNYAIKQEFQLGTNIGFYIRRFLIQPMYVLLLIPSFFYQNYLNKNNREN